A region from the Anoplolepis gracilipes chromosome 2, ASM4749672v1, whole genome shotgun sequence genome encodes:
- the LOC140676083 gene encoding sphingomyelin phosphodiesterase codes for MRSQSRISSNFIFLLCIFLFSSIWIVIGNPIRYRTSREAEIESTNWTMLANEWIAAKARAAEKMDVALLPFSDKLRQLPPTVETYVNSTSLPEQLTRFNLSRMLWEMETAQSSGHLSGIVDKTLKLLNLRQVMMEVETSVMSKVSCSACKLGVSILQHYIKVGKSDEIIMASIYEFCVSLNIQSPRVCHGVTLLFGGEVIYVLKQVNMGPAQICSFVIGDACDDTFNPLHEWEVAFPPVKKPPIKPPIPPQENVPTFKVLHISDTHYDPYYQEGANAECNEPLCCRLTNGAPLTASAAAGRWGDYRKCDTPKRTLDHMLKHIADTHSDIDYILWTGDLPPHDVWNQTREENLKVLRNTVTQMVEMFPGIPIFPALGNHESAPVNSFPPPFVPEENSISWLYDELDKQWRRWLPAGVSHTVRSGAFYSVLVRPGFRILSVNMNYCNNKNWWLLINSTDPVSELQWLVYELQSAEINGEKVHIIGHIPPGHSDCLKVWSRNYYHIINRYESTITAQFFGHTHYDEFQLFYDTSDLGRALSIAYVGPSVSPYYDLNPGYRIYYIDGDHPKTTRMVIDHESWVMNLKEANLYDYPIWHKLYSARQAYQMASLLPKDWDSLIDKMTNEPALFDLYYKHYYKNSPVRPTCNDECRKRLLCDLRSGRSHDRKALCQSLEARIDDETRTGWRAWIYKVLGLSISAVMAIPRFAYNLPKYVLGLG; via the exons GAAACCCCATTCGATACAGGACGAGTCGGGAAGCGGAGATAGAGTCCACCAATTGGACCATGCTGGCCAACGAATGGATCGCAGCGAAGGCCAGGGCCGCCGAAAAGATGGATGTTGCTCTGCTGCCGTTCAGCGATAAATTACGGCAACTACCACCTACGGTGGAGACTTATGTTAACTCCACATCTCTTCCTGAACAGTTGACACGG TTCAATTTATCACGGATGCTGTGGGAGATGGAAACCGCCCAATCGAGTGGACATCTATCCGGAATTGTTGACAAAACTCTTAAACTGCTGAATCTAAGACAAGTCATGATGGAAGTTGAAACCTCCGTAATGTCTAAAGTATCATGTAGTGCATGCAAACTAGGTGTCAGCATACtacaacattatataaaagtcgGCAAGAGCGACGAGATTATCATGGCCAGTATTTATGAATTCTGCGTTTCGCTTAACATTCAGAGCCCTCGAGTCTGTCATGGAGTCACTTTACTTTTTGgg GGTGAAGTGATATACGTGTTGAAGCAGGTGAATATGGGTCCAGCGCAAATTTGCAGCTTCGTAATCGGCGATGCGTGCGACGACACATTTAACCCGCTACATGAATGGGAGGTGGCCTTTCCACCAGTCAAGAAACCGCCAATTAAACCGCCGATACCGCCACAAGAAAACGTGCCGACCTTCAAGGTGCTGCATATTTCAGACACGCATTATGATCCATATTATCAGGAGGGTGCGAACGCCGAGTGCAACGAGCCGCTCTGCTGTCGACTGACGAACGGTGCCCCTTTGACGGCCTCGGCCGCTGCTGGACGATGGGGCGATTACAGAAAGTGTGATACGCCTAAGAGAACACTTGACCATATGCTCAAGCACATCGCTGACACACATTCG gaTATTGATTACATCTTGTGGACGGGTGATTTACCGCCCCATGATGTGTGGAATCAAACGCGAGAAGAGAATCTAAAAGTATTGCGTAACACGGTCACGCAAATGGTAGAGATGTTTCCCGGCATACCGATTTTTCCTGCTTTAGGAAATCACGAAAGCGCACCGGTCAACAG TTTTCCACCACCCTTTGTGCCTGAAGAAAACAGTATCTCATGGCTATACGATGAGCTCGATAAACAATGGCGACGTTGGCTGCCTGCCGGTGTATCGCATACCGTCCGTAGCGGTGCTTTTTACTCCGTTCTGGTTCGACCAGGTTTTAGAATTCTCTCTGTGAACATGAATTATTGTAACAACAAAAATTGGTGGCTATTGATCAACAGCACTGACCCGGTCAGCGAGTTACAATGGCTCGTATATGAGTTGCAAAGTGCCGAGATCAATGGTGAGAAGGTACACATAATCGGCCATATTCCTCCTGGACACTCAGACTGCCTTAAGGTGTGGTcgagaaattattatcatatcatCAACCG ttatgaATCAACGATCACGGCTCAGTTCTTCGGACATACGCATTACGACGAGTTCCAGTTATTCTATGATACATCAGACCTTGGCAGAGCGCTCAGCATCGCCTACGTTGGTCCTTCAGTCTCGCCATATTATGATCTAAATCCAGGCTACAGAATATATTACATCGATGGAGATCATCCAAAAACTACAAGA ATGGTCATTGATCACGAGAGCTGGGTTATGAATCTTAAAGAAGCAAATCTTTACGATTATCCGATCTGGCATAAGTTATATAGCGCGCGACAAGCTTACCAAATGGCATCGCTCTTGCCAAAGGATTGGGACTCCCTGATTGACAAAATGACCAACGAGCCAGCCCTCTTTGATCTctattataa ACATTACTATAAGAATTCTCCGGTGCGACCGACGTGCAACGACGAATGTCGCAAGAGATTGCTCTGTGATCTGCGCAGTGGAAGAAGTCACGACCGGAAAGCGTTATGCCAGAGTTTGGAAGCAAGAATCGACGATGAGACCAGAACAGGCTGGCGAGCATGGATTTATAAAGTACTCGGACTATC AATATCCGCAGTGATGGCCATCCCCAGGTTTGCGTACAATCTACCAAAATACGTTTTAGGACTGGGATAG
- the LOC140662869 gene encoding mitochondrial ribonuclease P protein 1 homolog gives MYNYMRRCMIVSVKFHKKFLRQSIHEDTLSHGSTIDRYTNTYWSKRFYCQTPIQKKDDQKHINIIDKLQQKLDQFLSDPHNKKVFEILRLEIDVMRHNAEKVPEKIIPKDWLALLNLKTKTNRKKYLKFLWLNEIAEINRKKKKELKKVEALAKKAEVEQIEDTGEMKYGLAHNTLFLRIYDSTISHYYNSQLLQAMMFEPKIVFDCSYEDYMTQREIHACAKQLIMSFANNRTHVNPLSLYFCNLKNDGLLLQNCNIIMPNFLDDDFPAIITSQSYLDFFPKDQLVYLTPHCRTDMTEYNPDMVYIIGAIVDKHNQQPLSLAKAKQNGLQIAKLPLEKYLSWGSGSAKNLTLNQVMNILLDLRHTKDWKKALQHVPTRKLKEAREHILHLKLQKTLRFRKAETEKCNTLNSNSNQTDFTFATRKTS, from the exons atgtacaattatatGAGAAGATGTATGATTGTCTCAGTAAAAtttcataagaaatttttaagacaATCTATCCACGAAGATACTTTATCACATGGATCGACGATCGATCGTTACACAAATACTTATTGGAGTAAACGATTTTATTGTCAAACTCCGATCCAAAagaaagatgatcaaaaacatattaatataatagataaattacaGCAGAAGCTTGACCAATTTCTATCTGATCCTCATAATAAGAAAGTCTTTGAAATATTGAGATTAGAAATAGATGTCATGCGACACAATGCTGAAAAAGTTCCTGAGAAAATTATACCAAAAGATTGGTTGGcactattaaatttaaagaccAAGACAAATAGGAA AAAATACCTTAAATTTTTATGGTTGAATGAGATAGCAGAAATAaataggaagaaaaaaaaagagttaaaaaaagttgaagCGCTTGCTAAAAAGGCAGAAGTAGAACAGATTGAAGATACTGGTGAAATGAAATATGGACTTGCACATAATACTTTGTTTCTACGTATATATGACTCAACCATAAGTCACTATTATAATAGTCAATTACTTCAGGCTATGATGTTTGAACCAAAAATTGTGTTTGATTGTAGTTATGAGGATTACATGACTCAGCGTGAAATACATGCTTGTGCTAAACAGCTGATTATGTCATTTGCCAATAATCGTACTCATGTGAATCCTTTGTCTCTTTACTTTTGTAATCTGAAAAATGATGGGTTGCTTTTGCAGAACTGTAATATTATCATGCCTAATTTCCTGGATGATGATTTTCCAGCGATTATAACATCACAATCTTACTTAGATTTTTTTCCAAAGGATCAGCTAGTATATCTTACTCCACATTGTAGAACAGATATGACTGAATACAATCCAGATATGGTGTATATCATTGGTGCAATAGTAGATAAA cacAATCAACAACCATTATCTTTGGCAAAAGCTAAACAAAATGGATTACAAATAGCTAAATTGCCCttggaaaaatatctttcttggGGTTCTGGTTCAGCAAAGAATTTAACACTCAATCAGGTGATGAATATATTGCTAGATTTAAGGCATACAAAAGATTGGAAGAAAGCATTACAACATGTACCTACTAGAAAGTTAAAAGAAGCCAGAGAACATATCTTACACTTAAAACTTCAGAAAACTTTAAGGTTCAGAAAAGCAGAaactgaaaaatgtaatacttTGAATTCAAATTCTAATCAAACAGATTTTACATTTGCTACTAGAAAAACTagttaa
- the LOC140676377 gene encoding selenoprotein F — MNYSLFTVSFLFISAVNIIIAEFTADDCKLLGFNKANVLCSTCERFSDPELVKILVTCKECCLKDNDNDLSGSKRYPKAVLEVCTCKFGQYPQIQAFIKSDRPKKYKNLSIKYVRGLDPIIKLYDEENRIEDILDIHKWDTDSVDEFLSTHLSKD; from the exons atgaattattcatTGTTCACGGTTTCATTTCTGTTCATCTCTGCG GTGAACATTATTATCGCAGAATTTACAGCAGATGATTGCAAGCTTTTGGGATTCAATAAAGCCAATGTGCTTTGCTCAACCTGTGAACGCTTCAGCGACCCCGAATTAGTAAAAATTCT tgttACATGTAAGGAATGTTGTCTAaaagataatgataatgatttgTCTGGATCAAAGCGTTATCCTAAAGCTGTCCTTGAAGTGTGTACATGTAAATTTGGACAATATCCGCAAATACAAG CTTTCATTAAAAGTGATCGaccaaaaaaatacaagaatcTCAGCATAAAATATGTGAGAGGCTTAGATccaattattaaactatatgaTGAAGAAAATAGAATTGAAGATATACTGGACATACATAAATGGGACACAGATTCTGTAGACGAATTTCTATCTACTCATCTTTCTaaggattaa
- the Pep gene encoding uncharacterized protein Pep, which translates to MSFNRGVKRDSFGNRGNFNRGSGGSGNRVGNNMGNNNMGNNMGGGMSGSSGMGGMNPWESGMMPGRGILPTPNNNLSLASPQAQLAIASNLLTNLLRSQQEVQPQVPSLMSLGNNYSGPGPNYPNQQNYSSGRFSDRPARHPIKNQRPQPYNKMGNRARDGPAGRRGPSAQQSRAPQSGSQRMNGNQIQHRNDKSSKPIPASKQNQTAKKEQQDVKTSDSEKAEPPVPKSDDMDESEGKKRDWKDVKEEIKVEKIEDEKMEDTEKKVENPVTTEDFTTKEAKEASEKPEKENTKTTGKKSEARHAESRYAEVPMSHMFCHICNKHMWDGFSFENHLRGRAHQLMMEKLDESYKLKVDLMRHELRVAEEQRELSLNNSKRRGKKVSVDFNVREYCTMCDLNFYGTLSTHRKSEKHQQLKTFLHPRCFPCLKEFPSRIEYDEHCLTPTHMKNAVQYEEQRKNKKKEKLAKGEAEVRTAEDEEKDICHDIKNEKEEDSGEQEYITDITENINEKKFKVPSYKYCRQNQIFIGKSMVKEAQGFYCERCRRFMLLAEDMNAHLRSITHYRNFLAEVKSLTSNTITESKETEQTESEKNTVEVKEECDGNRKRRKISHDETEDNEKPKESQENNADNANMAPKRSDGEEKYDPLEADAAESEEEENREAEENVEEITTENTNVQEKKTPVDEMWADIDNDNDVEMGNLVDDADEKEHVDHEKSIQKVDRNHSPQMKPRGRGYVRGRAGPRARRSRR; encoded by the exons ATGTCGTTTAATCGAGGAGTAAAAAGAGATTCCTTTGGAAATCGAGGGAATTTTAATCGGGGTAGTGGAGGCAGTGGTAACAGAGTTGGCAATAACATGGGTAATAACAATATGGGAAATAATATGGGTGGAGGAATGAGTGGAAGCAGTGGTATGGGTGGAATGAATCCCTGGGAAAGTGGTATGATGCCTGGCAGAGGAATCTTGCCCACACCCAATAATAATCTCTCTCTAGCATCGCCACAAGCACAGCTAGCAATTGCTAGTAATCTTCTTACAAATTTACTTCGCAGTCAACAGGAAGTGCAACCGCAG GTACCGTCTCTCATGAGTCttggaaataattattctggaCCAGGACCGAATTATCCCAATCAACAGAACTATTCTTCAGGACGGTTTAGCGATCGACCGGCACGACATCCTATAAAGAATCAACGTCCTCAGCCTTACAACAAG ATGGGCAATCGAGCCCGAGATGGCCCTGCTGGGCGGCGTGGCCCATCCGCACAACAATCTCGTGCACCCCAGTCTGGCAGTCAACGTATGAATGGAAACCAAATCCAACATCGCAACGATAAATCTTCTAAACCAATTCCTGCCTCTAAACAAAATCAGACTGCCAAAAAGGAACAGCAGGATGTTAAGACTTCTGATAGCGAAAAAGCAGAACCGCCTGTTCCGAAAAG TGACGACATGGATGAATCCGAGGGGAAAAAGCGCGATTGGAAGGATgtgaaagaagaaataaaagttgaaaaaatagaagatgAAAAAATGGAAGATACCGAGAAAAAGGTGGAAAATCCTGTCACTACGGAAGATTTTACAACAAAAGAGGCAAAGGAAGCATCTGAAAAACCTGAGAAAGAAAACACGAAAACGACCGGCAAGAAATCGGAGGCCAGACATGCCGAAAGTCGTTACGCTGAAGTTCCGATGAGCCACATGTTTTGTCATATTTGCAATAAGCATATGTGGGACGGATTT TCCTTCGAAAATCACTTACGCGGACGTGCGCATCAGCTGATGATGGAAAAGTTAGACGAATCGTACAAATTGAAGGTCGATCTGATGAGACACGAATTGCGAGTCGCCGAGGAGCAGCGTGAGCTCAGCTTAAACAATTCAAAACGGCGCGGCAAGAAA gtGTCTGTGGATTTCAATGTGAGAGAATATTGTACGATGTGCGATCTGAACTTTTATGGAACTTTATCTACACATAGAAAAAGCGAGAAGCATCAACAGTTGAAAACATTCTTGCATCCTCGATGTTTCCCTTGTCTAAAGGAATTCCCATCTCGCATAGAATATGATGAACATTGTTTAACACCTACTCATATGAAAAATGCTGTTCAGTATGAGGAACAacgtaaaaataagaaaaaag aGAAATTGGCAAAGGGAGAAGCGGAAGTTCGCACTGCGGAAGATgaagagaaagatatttgTCATGACATAAAGAATGAAAAGGAAGAAGATTCAGGagaacaagaatatattacagatattactgaaaatataaatgaaaagaaatttaaagtaccatcttataaatattgccGTCAGAATCAGATCTTTATTG gTAAATCTATGGTCAAGGAGGCCCAAGGATTTTATTGCGAGCGTTGTCGAAGATTTATGCTCTTGGCAGAAGATATGAATGCTCATCTGCGTAGCATCACTCACTATCGAAATTTCTTAGCAGAAGTAAAATCGTTAACATCAAATACAATTACAGAGTCGAAGGAAACTGAACAAACTGAA AGTGAGAAAAATACCGTCGAAGTTAAGGAGGAATGCGATGGAAATCGGAAACGTCGCAAGATTAGTCATGATGAAACTGAAGATAACGAAAAACCGAAAGAGTCGCAGGAGAATAATGCTGATAATGCAAACATGGCACCAAAGAGATCGGATGGAGAGGAAAAGTATGATCCTTTGGAAGCCGACGCCGCCGAGTCGGAGGAGGAAGAAAATCGCGAGGCGGAGGAAAACGTGGAAGAGATTACCACGGAAAACACTAACGTACAGGAGAAAAAGACACCAGTTGACGAAATGTGGGCTGATATAGACAATGATAACGATGTGGAAATGGGTAATTTGGTCGACGATGCAGACGAAAAAGAACACGTGGATCATGAAAAGTCTATTCAGAAGGTAGATCGAAATCACAGTCCTCAAATGAAACCTAGAGGCCGTGGATACGTACGCGGTCGCGCTGGTCCACGTGCTAGAAGATCCCGGCGATAA